The sequence below is a genomic window from Pecten maximus chromosome 14, xPecMax1.1, whole genome shotgun sequence.
TTAAATATATGTCTACCGAATCGTTTCTTATTTTACAAACTGTCCAAAGGATGTCTACAGACATGTAACTATTGAGTCATGACATTCTTTGTTTGGGGGAGAGAATCCTCCTCCATggtattttgtcattttgtcgtAATGGCAGCTTTCTTGAATTGGTCATGCTTTCATGTTTCTTATGATGTGGACAActtatttaaaacatgaaattacaGGATAAGTTTTGCTTTTGTAAAATTTCAGAAACaagaaaatttgtttaaatatgccATATTTTTAATCTCATCCTGATGACAAACCTGAGATTTTGTAAGTTTTGCTTTTGTAAAATTTCAGaaacaagaatttttttttaaatatgccATATTTTTAATCTCATCCTGATGACAAACCTGAGATTTTGTAAGTTTTGCTTTTGTAAAATttcagaaacaaaacaaatgtttaaatatgCCATATTTTAATCTCATCCTGATGACAAACCTGAGATTTTGCTGCAGGTCTTGCAGtatccttttcttttctttgttgaGATCACCCTGTGCCCTGAATGCCGATACAAGTGAAGAATAGGCTTCCAGCTCAAGGCGCCTCAGGATGCGCTTACATTCATCCCGGGACATGTCCAGCAACATTGGCCACATTTTAtctgaaatgataaaaaatatatatatatcaaggaCTGTAGTTCAAATAGATAAACACTGAACTGAAATATAGACCATGAAACCTCAAGGATGCTATCactgcatatatatatgatagagTTGTATCTTCTCCATAAACACAAATATCCCTTTGGTGTCTCTGGTCTGGTGGATCACCCCATCAAAATCATTCTATCCACCAATTCACAAGAATGTCAAGATTCGTTGTCCATTTTTTCGATGTGTACAGGGTTCAAACCCGGGACCCTCTGAACTCTAAATGGACACTCTAGCaatgagctacctggtcgccgatgatcaacccagtccagttccgctacattcccCCTCCTTTTTTTCAAGTCTTTGCCTCTGAAGACCACAAGTTAGGACATTCCCTTGCTAAGCATACTCACGATGCTTTAAACAAGGGTAGGCAAGCTCGCCAATTATGCAacaggagaaaatgtagcacTGAGCTAATTGGTTGCCGATGATCAACACATTCTCCTATATCAGGTTGGGGAAAACCACaaacttgtatataatgtaataataataacttGCCTATTGTATGCCAATTGAGGTATAGCCTTGTTTCTAAAATTAGTCAAAATCACTTTAAACATAACccttaaaaaacttttttccagctcacatttattttgtaatgaatGCAAAAATATAAGAATTCTTTGCACGTTGGAAAGCACCAAAAAGTGATGCAATACTTTTGGCAGAGTAGCCAGAGATACCATGTCTGATGCAGGACCAGACCGCACTACTTAATAGTCTACTGTATGgaaacgtggaattctccgacaccgtttggcGTTGCTAAAATTTTcgtgtaaatacaataaaatcaggTGAATAACATCTACCTTACATGGATAAATGTATTTACCCCAAACACCCATTTCCGTGCtctattccgtccgtatagaccaTCGCTTTAAATTTCCGCCGGTAAATATACGCGTGTAGTCAAAATTATATGACCACATCCTCAACCCCAGATTGAGCAAGCCACTCGTTACTTTTACAACCATGACTTTGTTCAGATCTGGTCCTTACACAAAGTATGGGCTCATGACGACTAATAGGGTCTGTAATGTCTAGCGGTCCTGACAAACAGAGACTAACGCACGCAGCTTGATTCGGATATGAATGGGGGAAAAAAGAGTGTGGTCCGACAACTGCTTTATTTCTAACGATTATCCAAACTGCCGGATTAGAAGCGTAAGCATGcttcattaatattattatttgtgGTTATATACGGTATAATTACCCGTTCTGCAATCAAAATATACTGGAATTAAGGAGAAATCTTCCGATTTTTCATCCACTGTGTCCACACAAATCTACATGACCTCCATGTTGAAATGGCGGGTGACGATTGCGCATGTCTATAAAAGGAAAAAGTagtcatttaatgaaatttgtattagttaaataaaacaaaattacacaTATTCTCTGTACTTTGGCTTACTAttacaataaattattttttaaagattaacAGTGGCGGTAAAGATGTCAAAACAATGCACGAAAACAATATGTTTAAAGTTTATTATCAGATACTTTTTACTGCAAAAAGCAGAAGATGTACTGCGCATGCTCCTaatatttgtttcaatatgGAGGACACTTTGCATTTTGCTACTTATAAGGCTATCTGAAATTTTAAAAGAGCACGTTTGATTTCAACTTTGGTCCCGAATTTCATAGTTATGGCAGGGACATAAGATGATTATTCCGAAAAAACCCAGAGAATAATAATGTGAGTTTAATGAGGATTATTTACGATTAACTgtgtattttctgttgtttgatcgtaattaatttgtttgaacAGGTTCAGTTATTAATACAACTCCAACAATATTGAATACTTTGACAACTACTTTGTATACTTGCTCTTATTTCCTATAGGAGAAGTCGCAACAGCTGCTGGCATAGCAATAATACAGCAACAGTATCGCGGAATTCTGACACCGTTTAGTCTCGATTTtggtgtatactatataccagtatataaaatAGTCGGGTCCGGAGTGATATAACAcaacctaccttacatatatggataaaatatatattgattcacTCAAAaacccatttagtcccataaACCAGTATTAGACCTGTCTGTCAATGTAATCTTGATTATatattgagtgtattgacagacgagtcCAATACCTGTGGGACACGCATGGCAATAGattgtagcgggactggactgggtcgatcatcggtgaccaggtagctcaattggtagagcatccggctagtgttcggaggtcccgggttcgaatcccggtctgaccgctacattttctcctctcctgtttcaaaattggcgcccaacttaaatacccacggtggtggtataagggtctcgtgtgtcttcgagggcgaagacttggaaaaaaggagggaggtgtgtagcgggactggactgggtcgatctTCGGTGACCgggtagctcaattggtagagcatccggctagtgttcggaggtcccgggtatGAATCCCGGTCTGaccgctacattttctcctctcctgttacaagaTAATATTGATCAGTTAGATGATCATGATTActgtttatattttcaattttgtatattttactgcAGCTGTTGTTGATGAATGGAAAGTCAAAAACTACAGTATTTAGATCTAAATGTTTAACTTGTGATATATGGAATCGCTATTAATGGAATCTTGTTTtccttttaagaaaaaaatatggaGAATGGAATTGAAGTGAAGAAGTGTGGAATAAAGTTTGATCCACCCTGCATTATCATCAGCTATGAAAAAGATGGGAAACTTCGACGTAGATCCATGCCTTTGAGAAATTTCACTAAAAATTCCTAGTATTGACAGGGCAGTTGAAGAACTGTTGACAAATCCTCGTCACAAAAAATATGTCCATTCTCTTCCCAAAAGCCAGTTAGAACGCCTCATTACCATCATCAGTGATAAGATGAAAGGAATGAGTCTGGAGGCTAGCCTAGCTCGAAATGCAGATCTTGATAAACTTGATCCTGAAGAAGATTTGAATAAGGTTGATCCTGAGACACTTAATCGAAAGAAAGCTGTGATGGACAATACATTTGAGAAAAATCGAATAAAACCTGGAGACGATGGATTTGAATATGACAAGGAAGTTAGCTTTGATGGTGCAGTAGAATCCTGTGAATGGGACGATAATTCAGAAGACGAAAGTTTTTAGGTTTTAGATTTGCTGACCACTACTGGCTAATATGTTCTCAATTTAAAACAGCAATAGCCTAATCTCAAGATCTAGACAACAATTGATATAAACTTTATCCCATTATTTAGAAACTGGAGAAgttgatatattattataattgtttgcaaagaaaatgaaaattacagaaaatatgatattcaaCATAGTACGTACACAGTTGGCTTACAAATACTCTAAAGTGGGGTGATTAGAGTTGGAGGGGAAAAACTACTCCATTTTGATACTAACTAAAAGTATTGAAAATGCTTATTTAAACTGACATTCAATTTTTCAAGATGATATTGCTTTGATGAATATTATATGTGCATAATTAACATACATTGTTTCTTGGTACAGTAAGATCCATTATTCCATATAGATGAGTTTAAACTTGATATGTCACAAGGAATTTATTAAATTCGTTCAGTAATTTATCATATATTACTGAGTCATATTGATGAAAGTAAAGGTAAAAATTTCAATTAATGTCCATATAAGACCAGTGAATTTTGAATCAAATAGTAAGATGAATTTTCTATAGATAGACAATTGTGCATcgtcatatatttattttgacaatgtgCATTGTCATATATTTATCTTGACGACATGAattatttatgacgtcacaatgttTTTGCACTTTTGTcttatgatatttatgacaGCTGCATAGTCATTGTAGAAAATGCCAGTTGTGTGGtagatattgatgtacataACATTTCATCTTTcaaattcttttcatttttattttaacattttttgttAAGGTGTAAAGTGTGTTTCTATTTTTCCGTTActattttaatttaatattcTGTGTCTGAAATTATTTACCTCTATTCTGCCAGTAATTAGTTGACATATGGATATACCATTTAGTGTCATGCTGACTGGATATATAGTTTGCCTTTGGTTGTGATATAAGATTACAAATTGAAATTAGatgcaattatatatatatattgcacttcttaaagctgttttttttttaaatatgtctttttatatttcattgatgtttgtatataatacttacagtttatctatttatttaacTCTGGTTTACAAATTAAACCAGGTTAATGTTATGTCTGGTCAGTACTCCAACTAACCAGGTTAAAATATCTGGTAGTACTCCAAGTAACGAGGTTAATATATTTGCTAAGTACTCCAGCTAACCAGGTTAATATATCTGGTAAGTACTCCAGCTAACCAGGTTAAAATACCTGGTAAGTACTCCAGCTAATCAGGTTAATATATCTGGTAAGTACTCCAGCTAACCAGGTTAATATATCTGGTAAGTACTCCAACTAACCAGGTTAATATATCTGGTAAGTACTCCAACTAACCAGGTTAATATATCTGGTAAGTACTCCAACTAACCAGGTTAATATATCTGGTAAGTACTCCAGCTAATCAGGTTAATATATCTGGTAAGTACTCCAGCTAACCAGGTTAATATATCTGGTAAGTACTCCAACTAACCAGGTTAATATATCTGGTAAGTACTCCAGCTAATCAGGTTAATATATCTGGTAAGTACTCCAGCTAACCAGGTTAATATATCTGGTAAGTACTTCAACTAACCAGGTTAATATTATATCTAGCTAGTCTTCTAATCAGGTTATTTTAATTCTGGTCAGTCATCAAACAAACCAGGTTTTATTATATCTTGTAAGTATTCTAGATCTAGTTTAAGTATACTCGTTAACCAGGTTAGTTATTATACTCTTAATGGCACATCAACACAGAAATCTAACCACTTTTGTCAAggacaattaattaaaaaaaaatattccttcatgtcaaaatataaaacagtttTTAAGTGTTTCACCAGAAATCCATCTgctgtctctagaatatcacAAATAGAACTTGATAATCAGGCAAACTGCTAGCTACATTTATCAGTCAGTACAGAAGACTCTGAGGATATTCTTGTAGAGACAGTGTACCAAGCCAAGTCCTTGTACCATTACAGTAATTTCCTGAGTATATCCTACAGGATACTGAGTATATCCTACGAGATACAGAGTATATCCTACGGGATACCGAGTATATCCTACGGGATACCGAGTATATCCTGCGGGATACTGAGTATATCATGCGGGATAATGAGTATATCCTACAGGAtatacattcattttttatgtctGGGGAATTTTTCTGTGGgattttatatgtaaatgtggaaaaaatactatatgtttttatttgtttcctGGTTAACACAAAAACACCAGATACAAATAAGAAATGAGAATaactttaatattttcatttcagagAGGAATCaccatttttataatttttccTACAGTACAACTCGgacaaaactaaaaaaaaaaccatttgtTAAGATCAATTCTTGCGGCCATAAAAAAGGATTGAATATACAATGTCCAATTTGGTTTACATATACATTCTCATCAATACACCATATGTATAGCTTGCAGGCTACATATCATATTACTCATAGGTAGGCTATTGGTGCAGGTAATATACAGGAAATTAAAGTGGTTAGCAATCATTGTGTCTGATGTTATATTAAGGTGCGGAACCATGTCATCTTTTCACTCATgaaatgtaatacatttatttggTGCTAAATCTGTCATATACTACATACTGGGATCACGTAGGATTTCATCTGCTAACTCATACTTGGACAATTCATTGTTCTCAAGGAAATGTAGACATCAAAATGGGTCAGAATCTCacatttttcttgttttatcaTCAACTATTATAAAAGTATAATGGCTTAGaatgattttaataaatttcttGACTTGCacaaaaaatcatttaataGGTCTGAGGTCTGAAACGTgatgaaatgtttattgtttaagaggttgaaaaatatttcatggtCATTATCATTACCCTTGACTATTTTATGAAATTCAGTTTCCCATCTATGTACACTGCAGAAGACTGCTGGTAAAAGTATAATTTACCTCACCATGGTTGGTTAGGATATCATTGTTTAAATAAGCTACATAAAAGATgtaatcaaaatgttacatgtaAAAATGAAACAGAAACTATTTGCTCCTGTCTATTTTTCAGGGGATCATAATTAATCCCCTACTGCTGGTGAAACCAGGGGGGACTATAGGATTCCTCTCTGTCCATTTTGTGTACATACcggtacatatgtaatatataagaaAAGTTTGAGTTTCACAtttttttgggtcaaggtcaccgttactaaTTTTAGCTTGGGTCGGTAGGgtacatgtattgctttagcaataatTAACCAGTAACAGAATTATAGGATTCCTCCTCCGTCCATCTATGTACATACCAGTACATACCGTATATAATATCTCAGAAAAGTTTGAGTTTCACattttttgggtcaaggtcttGGTTACTAATTTTAGCTTGGACTGGTAGAGTACATGTATTGCTTCAGCAATAACCAGTAGGCTTGTTGTATATCACAAAATGTACTCAAAGAATtgtttcaatatacatgtaacttgtTTTTATACTCCTACTAATAGATCAAGAATCAATAaagaatatatttaaatttgatttacacatattattatgattttgttttatattaaaagtAGCAAGTGTCCCGTGCATGGAGGGAGctcttatacatgtaattatccCTCAACCCTTCAGAGGACCCGTAATAATCAACCCTATCCTCTTCTCATGTTTCCCATCCCTTTGTGAGGATCCCTTATTGTCAGGCCCTAAACCTCTTGTCCAGTCTCCCATCCCTTATAATCGACCCTCTCCCTCTTGTCCAGTCTCCCATCCCTTATAATCAATCCTATCCCTCTTGTCCAGTCTCCCATCCCTTATTATCGACCCTAACCCTCTTGTCCAATCTCCAATCCCTTATAATCAATCCTATCCCTCTTGTTCAATCTCCCATCCCTTATAATCAACCCTACCACTCTTGTCCAGTCTCCCATCCCTTATAATCAATCCTAACCCTCTTGTCCAGTCTCCCATCCCTTATAATCAATCATATCCCTCTTGTTCAGTCTCCCATCCCTTATAATCAATCCTAACCCTCTTGTCCAGTCTCCCATCCCTTATAATCGACCCTATCCCTCTTATCCAGTCTCCCATCCCTTATAATCAATCCTAACCCTCTTGTCCAGTCTCCCATCCCTTATAATCAACCCTATCCCTCTTGTCCAGTCTCCCATCCCTTATAATCAATCATATCCCTCTTGTTCAATCTCCCATCCCTTATAATCAATCCTAACCCTCTTGTCCAGTCTCCCATCCCTTATAATCGACCCTAAGCCTCTTGTCCAGTCTCCCATCCCTTATAATCGACCCTATCCCTCTTGTCCAGTCTCCCATCCCTTATAATCAACCCTAAACCTCTTGTCCAGTCTCCCATCCCTTATAATCAACCCTCTCCCTCTTGTCCAGTCTCCCATCCCTTATAATCAACTCTATACCTCTTGTCCAGTCTCCCATCCCTTATAATCGACCCTCTCCCTCTTGTCCAGTCTCCCATCCCATATAATCAACCCTATCCCTCTTGTCCAGTCTCCCATCCCTTATAATCGACCCTCTCCCTCTTGTCCAGTCTCCCATCCCTTATAATCAATCATATCCCTCTTGTTCCAGTCTCCCATCCCTTATAATCAATCCTAACCCTCTTGTCCAGTCTCCCATCCCTTATAATCGACCCTAACCCTCTTGTCCAGTCTCCCATCCCTTATAATCGACCCTATCCCTCTTGTCCAGTCTCCCATCCCTAATAATCAACCCTAAACCTCTTGTCCAGTCTCCCATCCCTTATAATCAACCCTCTCCCTCTTGTCCAATCTCCCATCCCTTATAATCGACCCTACCCCTCTTGTCCAATCTCCCATCCCTTATAATCAATCCTATCCCTCTTGTCCAGTCTCCATCCCTTATAATCAACCCTATCCCTCTTGTCCAGTCTCCCATCCCTTATAATCAACTCTATACCTCTTGTCCAGTCTCCCATCCCTTATAATCGACCCTCTCCCTCTTGTCCAGTCTCCCATCCCATATAATCAACCCTATCCCTCTTGTCCAGTCTCCCATCCCTTATAATCGACCCTCTCCCTCTTGTGCAGTCTCCCATCCCTTATAATCAAACCATCTCCCTCTTATCCAGTCTACCATCCCTTTATAATCAATCCTAACCCTCTGTCCAGTCTCCCTTCCCTTATAATCACAACCCTATCCCTCTTGTCCAGTCTCCTATCCTATAATCAATTCCATATCCCTCTTGTTTCAATCTCCCATCCCTTATAATCAATCCTAACCCTCATTGTACCAGTCTCCCCATCCCTTATAATCAACCCTCTCCCTCTTGTCCAGTCTTCCCAATCCCTTTATAATCGACCCCTATCCCTCTTGTCCAGTGTCCCATCCCTTATAATCAACCCTATCCCTCTTGTTCAGTCTCCCATCCCTTATAATCGACCCTATCCCTCTTCTCCAGTCTCCCATCCCTTTGTGAGAATCCCTTATAATCAACCCTCTCCCTCTTATCCAGTCTCCCATCCCTTATAATCGACCCTATCCCTCTTGTCCAGTCTCCCATCCCTTATAATCAACCCTATCCCTCTTGTCCAGTCTCCCATCCCTTATAATCAATCATATCCCTCTTGTTCAATCTCCCATCCCTTATAATCAACCATCTCCCTCTTATCCAGTCTACCATCCCTTATAATCAATCCTAACCCTCTTGTCCAGTCTCCCTTCCCTTATAATCAACCCTATCCCTCTTGTCCAGTCTCCCATCCCTTATAATCAATCATATCCCTCTTGTTCAATCTCCCATCCCTTATAATCAATCCTAACCCTCTTGTCCAGTCTCCCATCCCTTATAATCAACCCTCTCCCTCTTGTCCAGTCTCCCATCCCTTATAATCGACCCTATCCCTCTTGTCCAGTCTCCCATCCCTTATAATCAACCCTATCCCTCTTGTTCAGTCTCCCATCCCTTATAATCGACCCTATCCCTCTTCTCCAGTCTCCCATCCCTTTGTGAGAATCCCTTATAATCAACCCTCTCCCTCTTGTTCAGTCTCCCTCTTGTCCAGTCTCCCATTCCTTATAATCGACCCTATCCCTCTTGTCCAGTCTCCCATCCTTTATAATCAACCCTAACCCTCTTGTCCAGTCTCCCATCCCTTTGTGAGAATCCCTTATAATCAACCCTCTCCCTCTTGTCCAGTCTCCCATTCCTTATAATCGACCCTATCCCTCTTGTCCAGTCTCCCATCCTTTATAATCAACTCTAACCCTCTTGTCCAGTCTCCCATCCCTTATAATCGACCCTATCCCTCTTGTCCAGTCTACCATCCCTTATAATCTATCCTATCCCTCTTGTCCAGTCTCCCATCCCTTATAATCAACCCTATCCCTCTTGTCCAGTCTCCCATCCCTTATAATCAACCCTATCCCTCTTGTCCAGTCTCCCATCCCTTATAATTGACCCTATCCCTCTTGTCCAGTCTCCCATCCCTTATAATCAACCCTCTCCCTCTTATCCAGTCTCCCATCCCTTATAATCTATCCTATCCCTCTTGTTCAATCTCCCATCCCTTATAATCTATCCTATCCCTCTTGTCCAGTCTACCATCCCTTATAATCGACCCTATACCTCTTGTCCAGTCTCCCATCCCTTATAATCAACCCTATCCCTCTTGTCCAGTCTCCCATCCCTTATAATCAATCCTATCCCTCTTGTTCAATCTCCCATCCCTTATAATCAATCATATCCCTCTTGTTCAATCTCCCATCCCTTATAATCAACCCTACCACTCTTGTCCAGTCTCCCATCCCTTATAATCGACCCTATCACTCTTGTTCCAGTTACTTCCCGATCCCATTAATCAATTCCCTATCCCTCTTGTTCCAGTCTCCGATCCCTTATAATCGATCATATCCCCTTCTTGCTCCAGTCTTCCCATCCATTATAATCGACCCTCTACCCTCCTGTTCAGTCTCCCTCTTGTCCAGTCTCCCATTCCGATAATCGACCCTATCCCTCTTGTCCAGTCTCCCATCCCTTTATAATCAACCCTAATCCCTCTTGTCCAGTCTCCCATCCCTTTGTGAGAATCCCTTA
It includes:
- the LOC117342295 gene encoding LOW QUALITY PROTEIN: centrosomal protein of 19 kDa-like (The sequence of the model RefSeq protein was modified relative to this genomic sequence to represent the inferred CDS: deleted 1 base in 1 codon), translating into MENGIEVKKCGIKFDPPCIIISYEKDGKLRRRSMPLRNFTKNSSIDRAVEELLTNPRHKKYVHSLPKSQLERLITIISDKMKGMSLEASLARNADLDKLDPEEDLNKVDPETLNRKKAVMDNTFEKNRIKPGDDGFEYDKEVSFDGAVESCEWDDNSEDESF